From a single Brassica napus cultivar Da-Ae chromosome C9, Da-Ae, whole genome shotgun sequence genomic region:
- the LOC106403063 gene encoding root phototropism protein 3-like isoform X1, which yields MMWESESDSGVVGGGGREYGNEVLSSNKHGSVRTDGFELRGQSWCVATDISSDLLVKICDMNFHLHKYPLLSRSGKMNRLIYESPREPDPTILILDDLPGGPEAFELASKFCYGVPVDLTATNISGLRCAAEYLEMTEDLEEGNLIFKTEAFLSYVVLSSWRDSILVLKSCEKLSPWAENLQIVRRCSESIAWKACSNPKGIRWAYTGKSPSLSSSPKTTNNFASSSPKWNETKDSSLYCSPSRNNNNNQTVPPDWWFEDVSILRIDHFVRVITAIKVKGMRFELLGAAIMHYARKWLPGVFKEGAPAPSTIGGGGDEMSVSCGSNSSGGSSGHDNWKGGLHMVLSGKPNAHQDSTAFLAGHVTSPKEQRMIVESLISIIPPQKDSVTCSFLLRILRAASILKVAPALTTEMEKRVGMQLEQATLQDLLIKGETMYDVDLVQRLLEHFLVQEQTEGSSPSRMSPYADAGVPRANSISGNNSQNAKMRVARIVDSYLTEVARDRNLPLTKFQVLAEALPESARTCDDGLYRAIDSYLKAHPTLSEHERKRLCRVMDCQKLSMDACMHAAQNERLPLRVVVQVLFSEQVKISNALANTSLKESTTLGEAMGTTYQPMIPNRKTLIEATPQSFQEGWAAAKKDINTLKFEIETVKTKYVELQNEMEAMQRQFEKTGKVKTSTSSSSAWSSGWKKLSKFTKMTVPESPDVARGEQAGGVNHQPARKPRRWRNSIS from the exons ATGATGTGGGAATCTGAGAGCGATTCTGGGGTtgtaggaggaggaggaagagagtaTGGTAATGAAGTTTTGAGTTCTAACAAACATGGCAGCGTCAGGACTGATGGGTTTGAGCTTAGAGGCCAATCTTG GTGTGTTGCTACAGACATCTCCAGTGATCTTCTGGTTAAAATCTGCGACATGAACTTTCACCTACACAAG TATCCTTTGCTGTCACGTAGCGGGAAGATGAACAGATTGATCTACGAGTCACCACGAGAACCTGACCCGACCATACTCATTCTCGATGACTTACCTGGAGGACCAGAAGCGTTTGAGCTAGCATCAAAATTCTGCTACGGAGTTCCCGTGGATCTCACGGCAACTAACATATCAGGTCTACGTTGCGCAGCTGAGTATCTCGAGATGACAGAGGATCTTGAAGAAGGGAATCTAATCTTTAAGACGGAAGCTTTTCTCAGCTATGTGGTTTTGTCTTCATGGAGAGACTCAATCTTGGTTCTAAAGAGCTGTGAGAAGCTCTCACCATGGGCTGAGAATCTTCAGATTGTGAGAAGGTGTAGTGAATCTATTGCATGGAAGGCTTGTAGTAATCCTAAAGGGATTAGATGGGCTTACACAGGGAAGTCACCATCTCTATCTTCATCTCCAAAGACCACTAATAACTTCGCGAGTTCTAGTCCTAAATGGAACGAGACAAAGGATTCAAGTTTATATTGCAGCCCGAGTAGGAACAATAATAACAACCAGACTGTTCCTCCGGACTGGTGGTTTGAAGATGTCTCTATCTTGAGGATAGATCACTTCGTTCGTGTAATAACTGCAATCAAG GTGAAAGGTATGAGATTTGAACTTCTCGGAGCTGCAATAATGCATTACGCCCGAAAATGGCTTCCGGGTGTGTTCAAAGAAGGAGCTCCAGCACCATCCACcatcggaggaggaggagacgaaATGAGCGTGAGCTGCGGAAGCAACAGCAGCGGAGGAAGCTCCGGTCACGACAACTGGAAAGGCGGTCTCCACATGGTCCTCTCTGGAAAACCTAACGCCCATCAAGACTCCACCGCTTTCCTTGCTGGACACGTTACCAGCCCTAAAGAGCAGCGAATGATCGTCGAGTCCCTAATCAGTATCATCCCTCCGCAGAAAGACTCCGTCACTTGCAGCTTCCTCCTCCGTATTCTCAGAGCAGCCAGCATCCTTAAAGTAGCTCCGGCGCTGACCACGGAGATGGAGAAGCGCGTGGGGATGCAGCTCGAGCAAGCGACTCTTCAGGATCTTCTGATCAAAGGGGAGACGATGTACGATGTCGATCTTGTTCAGAGATTGTTGGAGCATTTTCTAGTTCAGGAGCAGACGGAAGGGTCGAGCCCGAGTAGAATGTCGCCGTACGCAGATGCCGGAGTTCCGAGAGCGAACAGCATCAGTGGTAATAATAGTCAGAATGCGAAGATGAGAGTGGCGAGGATTGTGGATAGTTATCTCACTGAAGTTGCTAGAGACAGGAACTTGCCGTTGACTAAGTTTCAGGTTTTGGCTGAGGCGTTGCCGGAATCTGCGAGGACTTGTGATGATGGGCTATACAGAGCAATTGATTCATATCTCAAG GCGCATCCGACATTGTCCGAACACGAGAGAAAACGACTTTGCAGAGTGATGGACTGTCAAAAGCTATCAATGGATGCGTGCATGCACGCCGCTCAGAACGAGAGGTTGCCATTGCGAGTGGTGGTTCAAGTCCTCTTCTCGGAGCAAGTCAAGATCAGTAACGCCTTAGCCAACACGTCACTGAAAGAGTCAACTACGTTAGGTGAAGCCATGGGTACTACTTATCAACCAATGATCCCAAATCGTAAGACATTGATCGAAGCAACACCACAATCTTTTCAG GAAGGGTGGGCTGCGGCTAAGAAGGATATTAACACGTTGAAGTTCGAGATAGAGACGGTGAAGACGAAGTACGTTGAGCTTCAGAATGAGATGGAAGCGATGCAAAGACAGTTTGAGAAGACAGGAAAAGTGAAGACCAGTACTTCGTCTTCTTCGGCTTGGAGTAGCGGTTGGAAGAAGCTAAGTAAGTTCACTAAGATGACTGTACCGGAGAGTCCAGATGTTGCTAGAGGAGAACAAGCTGGTGGTGTTAATCATCAACCAGCTAGGAAACCAAGACGATGGAGGAACTCAATTTCTTGA
- the LOC106403063 gene encoding root phototropism protein 3-like isoform X2 — protein MMWESESDSGVVGGGGREYGNEVLSSNKHGSVRTDGFELRGQSWCVATDISSDLLVKICDMNFHLHKYPLLSRSGKMNRLIYESPREPDPTILILDDLPGGPEAFELASKFCYGVPVDLTATNISGLRCAAEYLEMTEDLEEGNLIFKTEAFLSYVVLSSWRDSILVLKSCEKLSPWAENLQIVRRCSESIAWKACSNPKGIRWAYTGKSPSLSSSPKTTNNFASSSPKWNETKDSSLYCSPSRNNNNNQTVPPDWWFEDVSILRIDHFVRVITAIKVKGMRFELLGAAIMHYARKWLPGVFKEGAPAPSTIGGGGDEMSVSCGSNSSGGSSGHDNWKGGLHMVLSGKPNAHQDSTAFLAGHVTSPKEQRMIVESLISIIPPQKDSVTCSFLLRILRAASILKVAPALTTEMEKRVGMQLEQATLQDLLIKGETMYDVDLVQRLLEHFLVQEQTEGSSPSRMSPYADAGVPRANSISGNNSQNAKMRVARIVDSYLTEVARDRNLPLTKFQVLAEALPESARTCDDGLYRAIDSYLKAHPTLSEHERKRLCRVMDCQKLSMDACMHAAQNERLPLRVVVQVLFSEQVKISNALANTSLKESTTLGEAMGTTYQPMIPNRKTLIEATPQSFQARRVGCG, from the exons ATGATGTGGGAATCTGAGAGCGATTCTGGGGTtgtaggaggaggaggaagagagtaTGGTAATGAAGTTTTGAGTTCTAACAAACATGGCAGCGTCAGGACTGATGGGTTTGAGCTTAGAGGCCAATCTTG GTGTGTTGCTACAGACATCTCCAGTGATCTTCTGGTTAAAATCTGCGACATGAACTTTCACCTACACAAG TATCCTTTGCTGTCACGTAGCGGGAAGATGAACAGATTGATCTACGAGTCACCACGAGAACCTGACCCGACCATACTCATTCTCGATGACTTACCTGGAGGACCAGAAGCGTTTGAGCTAGCATCAAAATTCTGCTACGGAGTTCCCGTGGATCTCACGGCAACTAACATATCAGGTCTACGTTGCGCAGCTGAGTATCTCGAGATGACAGAGGATCTTGAAGAAGGGAATCTAATCTTTAAGACGGAAGCTTTTCTCAGCTATGTGGTTTTGTCTTCATGGAGAGACTCAATCTTGGTTCTAAAGAGCTGTGAGAAGCTCTCACCATGGGCTGAGAATCTTCAGATTGTGAGAAGGTGTAGTGAATCTATTGCATGGAAGGCTTGTAGTAATCCTAAAGGGATTAGATGGGCTTACACAGGGAAGTCACCATCTCTATCTTCATCTCCAAAGACCACTAATAACTTCGCGAGTTCTAGTCCTAAATGGAACGAGACAAAGGATTCAAGTTTATATTGCAGCCCGAGTAGGAACAATAATAACAACCAGACTGTTCCTCCGGACTGGTGGTTTGAAGATGTCTCTATCTTGAGGATAGATCACTTCGTTCGTGTAATAACTGCAATCAAG GTGAAAGGTATGAGATTTGAACTTCTCGGAGCTGCAATAATGCATTACGCCCGAAAATGGCTTCCGGGTGTGTTCAAAGAAGGAGCTCCAGCACCATCCACcatcggaggaggaggagacgaaATGAGCGTGAGCTGCGGAAGCAACAGCAGCGGAGGAAGCTCCGGTCACGACAACTGGAAAGGCGGTCTCCACATGGTCCTCTCTGGAAAACCTAACGCCCATCAAGACTCCACCGCTTTCCTTGCTGGACACGTTACCAGCCCTAAAGAGCAGCGAATGATCGTCGAGTCCCTAATCAGTATCATCCCTCCGCAGAAAGACTCCGTCACTTGCAGCTTCCTCCTCCGTATTCTCAGAGCAGCCAGCATCCTTAAAGTAGCTCCGGCGCTGACCACGGAGATGGAGAAGCGCGTGGGGATGCAGCTCGAGCAAGCGACTCTTCAGGATCTTCTGATCAAAGGGGAGACGATGTACGATGTCGATCTTGTTCAGAGATTGTTGGAGCATTTTCTAGTTCAGGAGCAGACGGAAGGGTCGAGCCCGAGTAGAATGTCGCCGTACGCAGATGCCGGAGTTCCGAGAGCGAACAGCATCAGTGGTAATAATAGTCAGAATGCGAAGATGAGAGTGGCGAGGATTGTGGATAGTTATCTCACTGAAGTTGCTAGAGACAGGAACTTGCCGTTGACTAAGTTTCAGGTTTTGGCTGAGGCGTTGCCGGAATCTGCGAGGACTTGTGATGATGGGCTATACAGAGCAATTGATTCATATCTCAAG GCGCATCCGACATTGTCCGAACACGAGAGAAAACGACTTTGCAGAGTGATGGACTGTCAAAAGCTATCAATGGATGCGTGCATGCACGCCGCTCAGAACGAGAGGTTGCCATTGCGAGTGGTGGTTCAAGTCCTCTTCTCGGAGCAAGTCAAGATCAGTAACGCCTTAGCCAACACGTCACTGAAAGAGTCAACTACGTTAGGTGAAGCCATGGGTACTACTTATCAACCAATGATCCCAAATCGTAAGACATTGATCGAAGCAACACCACAATCTTTTCAGGCAA GAAGGGTGGGCTGCGGCTAA
- the LOC106371746 gene encoding beta-ureidopropionase-like: MEKNISENGEAVANGSICGYDSLHQLLSENLKPELYQEVSRILLGSNCGRPLEHIVLPDSAKSLSSKHGFDLQAVSFSADEEQMRKPRVVRVGLIQNSIALPTTAPFLDQTRGIHNKLKPIIEAAGVAGVNILCLQEAWTMPFAFCTREKKWCEFAEPVDGESTKFLQELAKNYNMVIVNPILERDMDHGEVLWNTAVIIGNNGNIIGKHRKNHIPRVGDFNESTYYMEGDTGHPVFETVFGKIAVNICYGRHHPLNWLAFGLNGAEIVFNPSATVGELSEPMWPIEARNAAIANSYFVGSINRVGTEVFPNAFTSGDGKPQHNDFGHFYGSSHFSAPDASCTPSLSRYRDGLLISDMDLNLCRQYKDKWGFRMTARYEVYADLLAKYLKPDFKPQIVSDPMLHKSSS, encoded by the exons ATGGAGAAGAACATCTCAGAAAACGGAGAAGCGGTTGCCAACGGATCTATTTGTGGATATGATTCTCTGCATCAACTCTTATCCGAGAATCTGAAGCCTGAGCTTTATCAG GAGGTAAGCCGAATACTACTTGGAAGTAACTGTGGTAGACCACTTGAACATATTGTGTTACCAGACTCTGCAAAATCCCTCTCTTCAAAACATGGTTTTGATCTCCAG GCTGTTAGCTTCTCAGCTGATGAAGAGCAAATGAGAAAGCCACGAGTGGTCAGAGTTGGTCTCATTCAAAACTCTATTGCTCTTCCAACTACTGCTCCATTCTTGGACCAAACAAGAGGAATACACAACAAGTTGAAGCCGATCATCGAAGCAGCAGGTGTTGCTGGTGTTAACATACTCTGCTTACAG GAAGCTTGGACTATGCCGTTTGCGTTCTGtacaagagagaagaaatggtGTGAGTTTGCAGAGCCTGTTGATGGCGAATCAACAAAGTTTCTTCAAGAACTAGCCAAGAATTATAACATGGTGATTGTGAATCCTATCCTCGAAAGAGATATGGATCACGGTGAAGTACTTTGGAACACAGCTGTGATTATAGGGAACAATGGAAACATCATTGGCAAACATAGGAAG AACCACATACCGAGGGTGGGAGATTTTAACGAGAGCACGTATTACATGGAAGGAGACACTGGACATCCTGTGTTTGAGACGGTGTTTGGGAAAATTGCAGTCAATATATGTTATGGAAGACACCATCCTCTAAACTGGTTAGCTTTTGGTCTAAATGGTGCTGAGATTGTCTTCAACCCTTCAGCTACTGTTGGTGAACTCAGTGAACCAATGTGGCCTATTGAG GCAAGGAATGCTGCAATAGCAAACAGTTACTTTGTGGGATCCATTAACCGAGTTGGAACCGAAGTGTTCCCCAATGCTTTCACCTCAGGGGATGGGAAACCGCAACACAATGACTTTGGTCATTTCTATGGATCAAGCCATTTCTCTGCCCCGGATGCTTCTTGCACACCGTCTTTGTCACGTTACAGAGACGGGTTATTGATCTCGGACATGGATCTCAATCTGTGCCGGCAGTACAAAGACAAATGGGGGTTTAGAATGACTGCAAGATATGAAGTCTATGCAGATCTTTTGGCTAAGTACTTAAAGCCAGACTTCAAGCCTCAAATTGTCTCTGACCCAATGCTCCACAAGAGTTCTTCATAA